The Pantoea nemavictus genome includes a region encoding these proteins:
- a CDS encoding 3-phenylpropionate MFS transporter codes for MAIGSAKWLGLGYFTYFFCYGIYLPFWSVWLKGAGLDAEKIGLLLGCGMVARFVGSLLIASQVKNPAQLITALRLLALMTCLFAIGYWLGQQWMWLLLVMIGFNLFFSPLVPLSDALAATWTQQIGLAYGPVRLWGSLAFVISSALTGMLVTAFSSQAILVLLSLGAIGMLGGMMLTPATRPQGSERQTSTDGGWQAWRELLRENAVWRFMLCVTLLQGAHAAYYSFSAIWWQESGYSASIIGYLWSLGVVAEIIIFALSGRLFRRWTARDLLLLSGACAIVRWTLLGSSTALPLLIVAQILHCGSFTVCHLAAMRFIAARKGAEVIRLQSLYSALAMGGGIAVMTMICGVLFAHLQGHLFWVMALVALPALFLRPRTA; via the coding sequence ATGGCAATCGGCTCGGCCAAATGGCTCGGATTGGGCTACTTCACTTACTTCTTTTGTTATGGCATCTACCTGCCTTTCTGGAGCGTTTGGCTGAAAGGTGCAGGCCTTGATGCCGAAAAGATTGGCCTGCTGCTCGGCTGCGGCATGGTGGCCCGCTTCGTGGGGAGCTTGCTGATTGCCTCACAGGTTAAAAATCCGGCACAGTTGATCACTGCTCTGCGCCTGCTGGCGCTTATGACCTGTCTGTTCGCCATCGGTTATTGGCTTGGGCAACAGTGGATGTGGCTGCTATTGGTGATGATCGGCTTCAACCTGTTTTTCTCACCGCTGGTGCCGCTGAGCGATGCGCTGGCCGCTACCTGGACGCAGCAAATTGGCCTGGCCTATGGGCCGGTTCGTCTTTGGGGTTCGCTGGCGTTTGTTATCAGTTCCGCCTTAACCGGCATGTTAGTCACTGCGTTCTCGTCTCAGGCGATTTTGGTGCTGCTGTCATTAGGCGCGATCGGCATGCTGGGTGGAATGATGTTAACACCGGCGACCAGGCCGCAGGGCAGTGAACGTCAGACGTCAACAGACGGCGGCTGGCAGGCGTGGCGTGAGCTGCTGCGCGAAAATGCAGTGTGGCGCTTTATGTTATGCGTAACGCTGCTGCAGGGCGCGCACGCGGCCTATTACAGCTTCAGCGCCATCTGGTGGCAGGAAAGCGGTTATTCTGCGTCGATTATTGGCTATTTGTGGTCATTAGGCGTTGTCGCCGAAATCATTATTTTTGCGCTCAGTGGCCGGCTGTTCCGCCGCTGGACCGCGCGCGACCTGCTGCTGTTATCCGGAGCATGTGCCATCGTGCGTTGGACGCTGCTGGGATCCAGCACCGCGCTGCCACTGCTGATTGTGGCGCAGATTCTGCACTGCGGCAGCTTTACCGTTTGTCATTTAGCGGCGATGCGTTTTATTGCCGCACGCAAAGGTGCAGAAGTGATTCGTCTGCAATCGCTTTATTCGGCGCTGGCAATGGGCGGCGGTATCGCGGTGATGACAATGATTTGTGGCGTGCTGTTTGCCCATCTGCAAGGACATCTGTTCTGGGTAATGGCATTGGTGGCGCTGCCGGCGCTGTTCCTGCGTCCGCGAACCGCCTAG
- the glyA gene encoding serine hydroxymethyltransferase, whose product MLKRDMNIADYDAALWQAMEQEKVRQEEHIELIASENYTSPRVMQAQGSQLTNKYAEGYPGKRYYGGCEYVDIVEQLAIDRAKELFGADYANVQPHSGSQANFAVYTALLQPGDTILGMNLAHGGHLTHGSPVNLSGKLYKVIPYGIDETGKINYDELAELAQTHKPKMIVGGFSAYSGVCDWAKMREIADSVGAYLFVDMAHVAGLIAADVYPNPVPHAHIVTSTTHKTLAGPRGGLILAKNGDEDLYKKLNSAVFPGGQGGPLMHVIAGKAVAFKEAMEPEFKTYQQQVAKNAKAMVEVLLERGYNIVSGGTFNHLFLIDLVSKNLTGKEADAALGRANITVNKNSVPNDPKSPFVTSGIRIGTPAVTRRGFKEAEVRELAGWIADVLDNINDEATIERTKQKVLEICSRLPVYA is encoded by the coding sequence ATGTTAAAGCGTGATATGAACATTGCCGATTATGATGCCGCGTTGTGGCAGGCTATGGAGCAAGAGAAAGTGCGTCAGGAAGAGCACATTGAACTGATTGCTTCTGAAAACTACACCAGCCCACGCGTAATGCAGGCACAAGGTTCACAACTCACCAACAAATATGCCGAAGGCTATCCGGGCAAACGCTACTACGGCGGATGTGAATACGTTGATATCGTTGAGCAGTTGGCGATCGATCGTGCTAAAGAACTGTTCGGCGCTGATTACGCTAACGTACAGCCGCACTCAGGTTCGCAGGCTAACTTCGCGGTGTACACGGCACTGCTGCAGCCGGGCGACACCATTCTGGGTATGAACCTGGCGCACGGTGGTCACCTGACGCACGGTTCTCCGGTTAACCTGTCTGGCAAGCTGTACAAGGTTATCCCTTACGGCATCGATGAAACCGGCAAAATCAATTACGACGAACTGGCTGAACTGGCGCAAACCCATAAGCCGAAAATGATCGTCGGTGGTTTCTCCGCCTACTCTGGCGTGTGCGACTGGGCCAAAATGCGTGAAATCGCTGACAGCGTTGGCGCCTACCTGTTCGTTGATATGGCCCACGTTGCTGGCCTGATCGCCGCAGACGTCTATCCGAACCCGGTTCCTCATGCACACATCGTAACCTCTACCACCCACAAAACCCTGGCGGGTCCGCGCGGCGGCCTGATCCTGGCGAAAAACGGTGACGAAGATCTGTATAAAAAGCTGAACTCCGCGGTGTTCCCGGGCGGCCAGGGTGGTCCTCTGATGCACGTGATCGCCGGTAAAGCCGTTGCATTCAAAGAAGCGATGGAGCCAGAGTTCAAGACTTATCAGCAGCAGGTTGCTAAGAATGCCAAAGCGATGGTGGAAGTTCTGCTGGAGCGTGGTTACAACATCGTTTCTGGTGGTACTTTCAACCACCTGTTCCTGATCGATCTGGTGAGCAAAAACCTGACCGGTAAAGAAGCTGATGCCGCTTTGGGCCGCGCTAACATTACCGTGAACAAAAACAGCGTTCCAAACGATCCGAAGAGCCCGTTCGTAACTTCAGGTATCCGTATCGGTACGCCAGCGGTGACGCGTCGCGGCTTTAAAGAAGCTGAAGTTCGTGAACTAGCGGGCTGGATTGCTGACGTGCTGGACAACATCAACGACGAAGCGACCATCGAACGTACCAAACAGAAAGTGCTGGAAATCTGCAGCCGTCTGCCGGTATACGCGTAA
- the hmpA gene encoding NO-inducible flavohemoprotein has translation MLDAQTIATIKSTLPAIAQIGPQLTGHFYQRLLTQHPELKNVFNMNNQRSGNQREALFNAIVAYGSNLENLAVLLPAVEKIAQKHASLNIQPEQYAIVGENLLATIDELLHPGEEVLTAWGKAYGVLADVFIQREEAIYSASEEKAGGWRGARDFRIRAINQESSVIKSFELVPNDGQPVATFLPAQYLAISLQPAGYENIQHRQYSLTHQPNGTFYRIAVKREALGSVSGWLHDNAQVGDIVQCAAPAGDFFLQADAATPITLISAGVGQTPMLAMLANLAEQQHPAAVNWLHAAEAGSQHAFAEEVKSFGTRLPNFASHVWYRQPESADAGRYNDVGLMDLAGVSSALNQPERQFWICGPLPFMQFVARQLVDAGVSGDRIHYEVFGPHKVL, from the coding sequence ATGCTCGACGCGCAAACCATCGCTACCATTAAATCCACCTTGCCTGCCATCGCTCAAATCGGTCCCCAGCTCACCGGTCACTTTTATCAGCGTTTGTTAACCCAGCATCCTGAACTGAAAAACGTCTTCAACATGAATAATCAACGCAGCGGCAATCAGCGTGAAGCCTTGTTCAACGCGATTGTGGCCTATGGCAGCAATCTGGAAAATTTGGCGGTGCTGTTGCCGGCGGTGGAGAAGATCGCGCAGAAGCATGCCAGCCTGAACATTCAGCCTGAACAATACGCGATTGTGGGCGAAAACCTGCTGGCAACCATTGATGAGTTGCTGCACCCGGGCGAAGAGGTGCTGACCGCATGGGGAAAAGCTTATGGCGTGCTGGCCGATGTGTTTATTCAGCGTGAAGAAGCGATTTATTCTGCGTCCGAAGAGAAAGCCGGCGGCTGGCGCGGCGCGCGTGATTTCCGTATTCGCGCCATCAACCAAGAAAGCTCAGTGATTAAGAGTTTTGAGCTGGTGCCGAACGACGGTCAGCCAGTGGCAACATTCTTGCCTGCCCAGTATCTGGCCATTAGCCTGCAACCTGCAGGCTACGAAAATATCCAGCATCGCCAGTATTCGCTGACGCATCAACCGAACGGCACCTTCTATCGCATTGCAGTAAAACGCGAAGCGCTGGGCAGCGTATCGGGTTGGCTGCATGACAATGCACAGGTCGGAGATATCGTGCAGTGCGCCGCTCCAGCGGGCGATTTCTTCCTGCAGGCTGACGCGGCGACACCCATCACCTTAATCTCTGCTGGCGTGGGACAAACTCCGATGCTGGCGATGCTGGCTAATCTGGCGGAGCAGCAACATCCTGCAGCAGTTAACTGGCTACACGCGGCTGAAGCCGGTTCCCAACATGCCTTTGCTGAAGAGGTAAAATCGTTTGGCACACGTCTGCCAAACTTCGCCAGTCACGTTTGGTATCGCCAACCTGAAAGCGCAGATGCAGGACGTTATAACGATGTGGGATTGATGGATCTGGCGGGCGTATCTTCCGCGCTAAATCAGCCCGAGCGCCAATTCTGGATCTGCGGTCCACTGCCGTTTATGCAGTTTGTCGCGCGTCAGTTAGTCGATGCGGGTGTGAGCGGCGATCGTATCCATTACGAAGTGTTTGGTCCGCACAAGGTGCTGTAA
- the glnB gene encoding nitrogen regulatory protein P-II, translating to MKKIDAIIKPFKLDDVREALAEVGITGMTVSEVKGFGRQKGHTELYRGAEYMVDFLPKVKIEMVVGDDIVDTCVETIMKTAQTGKIGDGKIFVFDVARVVRIRTGEEDEEAI from the coding sequence ATGAAAAAGATCGATGCAATTATCAAACCATTCAAACTCGATGATGTACGTGAAGCGTTAGCGGAAGTGGGCATCACCGGGATGACGGTCAGTGAAGTCAAAGGCTTTGGCCGTCAGAAAGGCCACACGGAACTGTATCGCGGCGCGGAATACATGGTCGATTTTCTGCCAAAAGTGAAAATTGAAATGGTGGTCGGTGACGACATCGTCGACACCTGCGTAGAAACCATAATGAAAACTGCGCAGACCGGCAAAATTGGCGACGGCAAAATTTTTGTCTTCGACGTAGCGCGCGTGGTGCGTATTCGTACCGGTGAAGAGGACGAAGAGGCGATTTAA